A stretch of Veillonellales bacterium DNA encodes these proteins:
- a CDS encoding SpoIID/LytB domain-containing protein, which yields MHKNRNFNIAVLAAIAIIAFTGAYALLRPPASKPAPQEPAQQEPAPAPSQPAQIAPIPGAVPLNLAKYKSEPVVKVYLTESGAVESMPLEKYLEGVVAKEMEPDWPVEALAAQAIASRTLTVHAIEAGTIKRLHNADVSTSKEELQAYAPQKVNDNVRKAVKQTRGQVLLYAGSLVNAIYSSCNGQIAATKEEGFPREISAPAPYFQPVTDNCFQYAPANEQSWTAKISGTEVASAVGYHGNPADISILGRGPSGRILYIGAGDKKIYGAEFRKQLGFDRLRSTLITEMTYDGREFTFKGLGWGNGVGLCQWGAYSFAQQGWSAADIVRHYYVGSNIQQLWE from the coding sequence ATGCACAAGAACCGGAACTTCAATATCGCAGTCCTGGCAGCAATTGCCATAATAGCTTTTACGGGAGCGTATGCACTACTGCGTCCTCCCGCCTCAAAGCCGGCACCTCAGGAACCGGCTCAGCAGGAACCGGCTCCTGCTCCCAGCCAGCCGGCACAGATTGCGCCAATACCGGGAGCAGTGCCGTTGAATTTGGCAAAGTATAAGAGCGAGCCGGTCGTTAAGGTTTATCTGACAGAGTCCGGTGCGGTGGAGAGTATGCCTTTGGAAAAATATCTGGAAGGGGTTGTCGCCAAGGAGATGGAGCCGGATTGGCCGGTGGAAGCGCTTGCGGCTCAGGCTATCGCCTCCCGGACGCTGACGGTTCATGCTATCGAAGCCGGAACGATTAAACGGCTGCATAACGCTGATGTCAGTACATCAAAGGAGGAATTGCAGGCATATGCTCCCCAGAAAGTGAATGATAATGTCAGGAAGGCAGTGAAGCAGACAAGGGGACAAGTTTTACTGTATGCCGGCAGTTTGGTCAATGCCATTTACAGTTCCTGCAATGGACAGATCGCCGCCACGAAAGAAGAAGGCTTTCCCCGGGAAATTTCGGCTCCGGCGCCTTACTTTCAGCCGGTAACCGATAACTGCTTCCAATATGCTCCGGCAAATGAACAAAGCTGGACAGCCAAGATTTCCGGAACGGAAGTGGCTTCTGCCGTAGGCTATCATGGTAACCCGGCTGATATTTCCATTTTGGGAAGGGGGCCTTCCGGCCGAATTCTCTATATTGGCGCCGGGGATAAAAAGATATATGGTGCTGAGTTTCGCAAACAGCTGGGTTTTGACCGCCTCCGCTCCACGTTAATTACCGAGATGACCTATGACGGCCGGGAATTTACTTTCAAAGGGTTGGGCTGGGGTAATGGAGTCGGCTTGTGTCAGTGGGGTGCCTACAGCTTCGCTCAGCAGGGATGGTCGGCCGCTGATATTGTAAGACATTACTATGTTGGCAGCAATATTCAGCAGCTATGGGAATAA